One Nicotiana sylvestris chromosome 12, ASM39365v2, whole genome shotgun sequence genomic window carries:
- the LOC138882806 gene encoding putative F-box/LRR-repeat protein 23 has translation MALIRLTAGLGNIYGKPRFPIRSNKLRHLRLVTCYYTEDGCLAAAAKNFPLLEELHIYLSDMNKDDIEVIALAVARNMPKLRHLSLLGNVLTNEGLYAILDGCLHLQSLDIRHCFNINLEGDLGGRCKQQIIDLKLPHDSTYGYEFDAQPWPSGL, from the exons ATGGCACTTATAAG ATTAACAGCTGGCCTTGGAAACATATATGGAAAACCAAGATTCCCTATAAG ATCAAATAAGCTCAGACATCTCAGACTTGTCACGTGTTATTATACAGAAGATGGATGTTTGGCTGCAGCTGCTAAGAACTTCCCTTTGTTGGAGGAGTTGCACATATACTTATCTGATATGAATAAAGATGATATAGAAGTTATTG CTCTAGCTGTTGCTAGAAATATGCCTAAACTGAGGCACCTTTCCCTTCTTGGAAATGTCTTGACAAATGAAGGCCTGTATGCCATTCTTGATGGCTGTCTTCACCTTCAATCGCTCGACATACGCCACTGTTTTAATATCAATCTTGAAGGGGATTTAGGAGGAAGATGTAAACAACAGATTATAGATCTAAAGCTCCCTCATGATTCCACTTATGGTTATGAATTCGATGCTCAA CCTTGGCCATCAGGACTATGA
- the LOC104239575 gene encoding putative F-box/LRR-repeat protein 9: MPRGQKILKPSCSSSIAPPSSSPPWVELPREITENILQRLGTIEIVESAERVCSTWWKVCHDPAMWHVIIDLKYDVFSFKTPRVLEQICRIAVERSQGQLLKINIDNFGSKDLLDYIAQRSSQLRHLRLVKCYCNLAGGLAAIAKNLPLLEELHIHFTVITKDDIEIIGRSCPLLKSFILNASVSVTFGLPSFQDDDQALAIARSMPKLQRLSLLENTLTNVGLQAILDGCPHLELLDLRYCYNLNLEGDLGRRCRQQIVDLKLPQDSTYDYGFFDINYGYEDDVYFDIDDGYEDDVYFDIDDWSNLY, encoded by the exons ATGCCGAGAGGACAGAAAATCCTGAAACCATCATGTTCTTCCTCAATTGCACCACCGTCGTCATCACCGCCGTGGGTGGAGCTTCCACGGGAAATCACGGAAAACATTCTGCAGCGGCTGGGAACGATAGAGATAGTGGAGAGTGCAGAGAGAGTTTGCAGTACGTGGTGGAAGGTGTGCCATGACCCCGCTATGTGGCATGTTATTATTGACTTGAAATATGACGTTTTTAGTTTCAAGACGCCTAGGGTTTTGGAGCAGATATGTCGGATTGCTGTGGAGCGTAGCCAGGGCCAGTTACTCAAAATTAACATCGACAATTTTGGTAGCAAAGATTTGCTCGACTACATTGCTCAGAG ATCAAGTCAGCTCAGACATCTCCGACTTGTCAAGTGTTATTGTAACTTAGCTGGAGGTTTGGCTGCAATTGCCAAGAACCTTCCGTTGTTGGAGGAGTTGCACATTCATTTCACCGTGATCACTAAAGATGATATAGAAATTATTGGTCGTTCTTGCCCTCTGCTCAAGTCATTTATATTGAATGCCAGTGTATCTGTTACCTTTGGACTTCCATCATTTCAAGACGATGATCAAGCTCTAGCTATTGCCAGAAGTATGCCTAAATTGCAGCGCCTTTCGCTTCTTGAGAATACCTTGACAAATGTAGGGCTGCAAGCCATTCTTGATGGCTGTCCACATCTTGAATTGCTTGACTTGCGCTACTGTTATAATCTAAATCTTGAAGGGGATTTAGGAAGAAGATGTAGGCAACAGATTGTAGATTTAAAGCTCCCTCAGGATTCAACTTATGATTATGGTTTCTTTGACATTAATTATGGTTATGAAGATGATGTTTACTTTGACATTGATGATGGTTATGAAGATGATGTTTACTTTGACATTGATGACTGGAGTAACTTATATTGA